AAGGCAATGATGTTAACTATACGACCATTGATAAAAATGTAACAATAATTCAATACGAAACAGCTTTGACAGAAGCGAATATGATAACAATATTGGATATTTATGGGGAACAAAAATTTAGTAATTTTAACAATTGACATAATAATAAAAGACTAGTAAAATCAATTGGGTTGTAATAAATAACATTTAATTAATAATACCAATATAGGGGGGAAATTATGCCACTTAATGTTGTACTAGTTGAACCGGAAATTCCGCAGAATACAGGAAATATTGCGAGGACCTGTGCAGCAACTGGCTCTTCACTTCATCTTGTAAAACCTTTAGGATTTTCAATAGACGATAAGCATGTAAAAAGAGCTGGACTTGATTATTGGAACTTACTTGATTTACATGTCTATGAAAGTCTAGATGAATTTTTTCAAAAAAATGATTCAAATGAGTTATATTTTGCCACAACTAAAGGCTATCAAAGCTATACAGAGTTTAATTTTCAAGAAGGAGCCTATTTATTATTTGGAAAGGAAACAGCA
This is a stretch of genomic DNA from Proteiniborus sp. DW1. It encodes these proteins:
- the trmL gene encoding tRNA (uridine(34)/cytosine(34)/5-carboxymethylaminomethyluridine(34)-2'-O)-methyltransferase TrmL, which translates into the protein MPLNVVLVEPEIPQNTGNIARTCAATGSSLHLVKPLGFSIDDKHVKRAGLDYWNLLDLHVYESLDEFFQKNDSNELYFATTKGYQSYTEFNFQEGAYLLFGKETAGLPKNILSKYPERTMRIPMVEDERARSLNLSNSVAIIVYEALRQLKFPKLI